TATTGCCATTGGGGTAAGTGAAAGTGGACACAGAGAGATTATTGGCCTAAAAGTCAATCACACTGAATCCACTGATAGCTGGACATCCTTCTTTGAGTATTTAAAGTCCAGAGGACTTCAATCCCCTAAGTTGGTGATTTCTGATGCTCATGGCGGCTTAGTCACATCCATTAAAGAATCATTCTTAGGCACTTCTTGGCAGAGGTGTAGTGTTCATTTTTTAAGAAACATCATGGATACCCTGCCAAAGAAAGGTACTGCCGAAGCTCGTCAAGAACTGAAGGACCTTTTTCAAAACTCAGATATAGATGTTGTAAGGGAATTGAAAAATCGTTTTGTAGAGAAGTATCAAGATACGAAAGGCTTTTCAAAAGCGATTGAAACTTTAGAAAATGGGTTTGAAGACGCTATCCAATTTCATTCCCACCCGGTCCAGTATCATAAACACTTACGCACAACGAACATGCTTGAACGCTTAAACCAAGAGGTTCGCAGAAGAGAAAAAGTTATTCGGATCTTTACGAATGATCAGTCGGCTATCAGGATTATTGGTTCAGTATTAATAGATATTGAAGAAGATTGGAATAAAAATAATGTTCCTTATCTTAAGAAAACAAAAGAAAAATAATAATAACACTCTATCCTAAAAGAGTGGAAAGGCCTAATTTCAAATTGACATTGAGCCTCCACTGGGCATGATGGAAAGCCAGGAAGCCAGGCGTCTAACAACACCTGGCTTGCCCTCCAGGCTATCATGCCCGCTCCTCAATGTAAATTTTAAATAAATGTAGCTCACTTTACGAATTCTTTTTTATAAGTTGAAAATCATTGTTTACACTTTTACACAATTAAATGGACTTGACTGTTTTTTCCTAGCAGACCCCAAGAAAGCATACCTGCTCGCCACCCTAAAATTCCTTTTCGAACAAAAGATGCCCCTAAACTATCTTTATCCTTAATAAAAAAGTATAGAGACTCACCATTCACCTTATAGGCAGGAATTAAAAGCAAATTTTTATCAATTGCTAATAAAGCTTCTTGAGGCTCTTGATAAGAATGTGATTTTTCATTCATAAACCAGATTAATACCGCCGAAAATAAAATAACTATAAAAGTAATAATTGAAATGAAAGACTTTGACTTATTTTTCAACCAATTACCCTCCTAATTTTATGATTCATTTTTGTTCAATTGAAATGATTCTCCTTTTATAAAAATATACTTTTTCTATAATCATAATGTAAGTATAAATACATTATATGGTATAATTAGGATAAATAACTATTTAGGAGTTGATTTGATGAAAAATACAAAAAGCGAATTGTTTTCTTGGATCAAATCTATATTTTTTGCACTGTTAGTTGCCTTTATTTGTAGACATTTTATTTTTTCTCCAGTTACCGTTTTTGGGGAATCTATGAAGCCAACTTTTGAAGATCAAAATAAACTTATTGTGACTAAAATCAGTAAAATTGATCGTTTTGATATGATTGTATTCGATGCCCCTGATTCGAATGAAAATTATATAAAAAGGGTTATAGGGTTACCTGGTGACAAAGTAGAAATGAAAAATGAC
The Neobacillus sp. PS3-40 genome window above contains:
- a CDS encoding IS256 family transposase, which encodes MTQINITINLEDLKGKIESSSLESPVKASLSLILNSLMEKERDEYINALSHERTEERRGYRNGFYERELITGVGSLKLKVPRTRDGEFSTTIFEKYKRCDQALILSMIEMVVNGVSTRKVTKIVEELCGTSVSKSLVSNLIKTVDPIINDWRNRPLNVHYYPYIYVDAMYIKVRENNKVVSKSVHIAIGVSESGHREIIGLKVNHTESTDSWTSFFEYLKSRGLQSPKLVISDAHGGLVTSIKESFLGTSWQRCSVHFLRNIMDTLPKKGTAEARQELKDLFQNSDIDVVRELKNRFVEKYQDTKGFSKAIETLENGFEDAIQFHSHPVQYHKHLRTTNMLERLNQEVRRREKVIRIFTNDQSAIRIIGSVLIDIEEDWNKNNVPYLKKTKEK
- the lepB gene encoding signal peptidase I, whose translation is MKNTKSELFSWIKSIFFALLVAFICRHFIFSPVTVFGESMKPTFEDQNKLIVTKISKIDRFDMIVFDAPDSNENYIKRVIGLPGDKVEMKNDTLYINGKKYKEPYLKTNKEGIASDEKLTGDFDLMSLLGKSVVPKNSLFVMGDNRRWSKDSRIFGFISKDSVIGKVQLRYYPIKEIGAPK